One genomic segment of Impatiens glandulifera chromosome 6, dImpGla2.1, whole genome shotgun sequence includes these proteins:
- the LOC124942875 gene encoding anthocyanidin 3-O-glucoside 2'''-O-xylosyltransferase-like produces MKPLHVAMFPWFAFGHMTPFLHLSNELAQRGYKVSFLLPNKALSQLRQHNLHPDLITFYPISVPHIPGLPTGTETASDIPIALTSLLATAMDMTRPEVETLLIRDLHPDLILYDTAPWIPDIGFKTVCYNVVSAASLAIALVPALKRPQEDGELLQPPPGYPSSKIVLRKHEARALSFIFTEFGSGLTFYNRITTALAKADAIAIRTCRELEGELCDYMESQYGKPMLLTGPILPKITNLALEGEWATFFNRFEPHSVIFCALGSQWVLEIEQFQELVLGFEMTKMPFYIAVKPPIGFTTIDEALPKGFQERVKDRGVVFGGWVPQTQILSHGSVGCFVNHCGFGSMWETLMSDCQIVLVPHLGDQILNSRLLADELKLAVEVEREPNGWFSGENLCKAIKSVMGKDSQIGELLKENHLKMKETLIAQGFMSGYMDRFIQKLHRL; encoded by the coding sequence ATGAAACCTCTTCATGTAGCCATGTTCCCATGGTTTGCATTTGGTCACATGACCCCTTTTCTCCACCTTTCCAATGAGCTCGCCCAACGCGGCTACAAAGTCTCATTCTTGCTCCCAAACAAGGCCTTGTCCCAGCTTCGACAACATAATCTCCACCCGGACCTCATCACCTTTTACCCTATCTCGGTTCCCCACATTCCGGGTCTACCCACAGGCACTGAAACTGCTTCCGACATCCCCATCGCACTCACCTCACTTCTCGCCACCGCTATGGATATGACTCGACCCGAGGTCGAGACCCTATTGATCAGAGACCTTCATCCGGATCTCATCCTCTATGACACTGCACCATGGATCCCGGATATCGGGTTCAAGACAGTTTGTTATAATGTTGTCTCGGCTGCATCTCTTGCAATAGCGTTGGTTCCAGCACTGAAGCGGCCGCAAGAAGACGGTGAGCTACTTCAGCCACCGCCGGGGTACCCTTCATCTAAGATAGTGCTGAGGAAACACGAGGCCCGAGCTTTATCCTTCATATTCACAGAGTTCGGTAGTGGCCTCACGTTCTACAACCGAATCACAACAGCTTTAGCGAAAGCAGACGCCATCGCAATTCGTACGTGCCGTGAGCTCGAGGGAGAATTGTGTGATTACATGGAATCACAATATGGAAAACCAATGCTTCTAACCGGGCCAATTTTGCCTAAAATTACAAACTTAGCATTGGAAGGCGAGTGGGCCACGTTTTTCAACCGGTTCGAGCCACATTCCGTGATATTTTGCGCATTGGGTAGCCAATGGGTACTCGAAATAGAACAGTTCCAAGAACTTGTCCTCGGCTTTGAAATGACCAAAATGCCCTTCTACATAGCGGTTAAACCACCCATTGGTTTTACTACTATCGACGAAGCATTGCCCAAAGGGTTTCAGGAGAGGGTCAAGGATCGGGGAGTGGTCTTCGGAGGATGGGTCCCACAGACTCAAATATTGAGCCACGGTTCGGTTGGTTGCTTTGTGAACCACTGCGGGTTCGGGTCAATGTGGGAGACTTTAATGAGCGACTGTCAAATAGTGTTAGTGCCTCATTTGGGTGATCAGATCTTGAACTCCAGATTGTTGGCAGATGAGCTTAAGTTGGCAGTGGAGGTCGAGAGAGAACCAAACGGGTGGTTCTCGGGGGAGAACCTTTGCAAGGCCATTAAATCAGTAATGGGCAAAGATAGTCAGATTGGAGAATTATTGAAAGAGAACCATTTGAAAATGAAGGAAACACTAATAGCCCAAGGGTTCATGAGTGGTTACATGGATAGATTCATACAAAAGTTGCATCGACTTTAG
- the LOC124942876 gene encoding E3 SUMO-protein ligase MMS21 → MASTSRHHVGADSFKTAATMMFSENQSLISEIRKTINTMKEVAVDFEKRDQSQMVKVLEDALVELLKASGECTHFSLALQSVGNNYQPGPQLTDFKELFDEEIAKSKANSSTSASEDRLLRQFHQAVWSVHHAGQPMPGEEQEDIVITSTQCNLRNLNCPLSGKPVTELVEPVRSLDCGHIYEKNVILQHIKKSKDKPCAIAGCPKFLHADRFVCDQLLLDEIEEMRIINQESVRPNVIEDITDGCEASDSMSGNYASTSKKQKRK, encoded by the exons ATGGCTTCCACTTCCCGCCATCATGTCGGCGCCGACAGTTTCAAAACCGCCGCCACGATGATGTTTTCTGAAAATCAATCCCTAATTTCT GAAATTAGAAAAACCATAAACACGATGAAGGAAGTTGCAGTCGACTTCGAAAAACGTGATCAGTCTCAAATG GTAAAGGTGCTTGAAGATGCATTAGTAGAATTACTAAAAGCTTCTGGAGAATGTACACATTTTTCCTTGGCACTTCAATCTGTTGGAAACAATTACCAGCCAGGTCCACAG TTAACAGATTTCAAGGAGTTGTTTGATGAAGAGATTgcaaaatctaaagctaattcATCGACTTCTGCTTCTGAGGATCGCTTATTACGTCAGTTTCATCAAGCAGTATGG AGTGTTCACCATGCTGGACAACCAATGCCAGGTGAAGAGCAGGAGGATATTGTTATTACCAGTACACAATGCAATCTTCGGAATCTAAATTGCCCATTGAGTGGAAAGCCTGTTACTGAATTAGTGGAACCGGTTCGCAG TTTGGACTGTGGGCATATATACGAAAAGAATGTTATTTTGCAGCATATTAAAAAGAGTAAGGATAAACCATGCGCCATAGCAG GATGTCCTAAATTTTTGCATGCTGATAGATTTGTGTGTGACCAATTGTTGCTCGATGAAATTGAAGAGATGCGAATAATAAACCAAGAAAGTGTTAGGCCCAATGTGATTGAAGATATCACCGATGGTTGTGAAGCCTCCGATTCCATGAGTGGGAATTATGCCAGCAcatcaaaaaaacaaaaacgaAAATAA